Proteins encoded within one genomic window of Anopheles merus strain MAF unplaced genomic scaffold, AmerM5.1 LNR4000912, whole genome shotgun sequence:
- the LOC121603194 gene encoding cysteine-rich venom protein 1-like — translation MKSVQLCLLVTLLVVVAVMADDEDFGCSANEYWHECGVGCQPHCYGPLLPPCDEPCKAGCICKPWHVRESKEGGECIKHEDCKEEGFLFNN, via the exons ATGAAGTCCGTACAGCTTTGTTTGCTTGTCACTCTATTGGTGGTGGTTGCAGTGATGGCCGACGATGAGG ATTTTGGCTGTTCTGCCAACGAATATTGGCATGAGTGCGGTGTCGGATGTCAGCCGCACTGTTATGGCCCACTGCTTCCTCCGTGCGATGAACCGTGCAAAGCCGGATGCATCTGCAAACCCTGGCACGTTCGAGAAAGCAAAGAGGGCGGAGAGTGCATCAAACATGAGGATTGTAAAGAAGAAGGCTTTCTGTTCAACAACTAA
- the LOC121603192 gene encoding chymotrypsin-elastase inhibitor ixodidin-like, which translates to MKPVAMFACLIVLIFTLQNAHCACPYAHPYPYDLCGPNEEFQECGTACPKTCADLNDPPKACTLQCVQGCFCKPGFVRESLHGKCVPECEGPCY; encoded by the exons ATGAAACCAGTGGCGATGTTCGCGTGCCTGATCGTGCTGATCTTCACCCTGCAGAACGCACATTGTG cttgtccttatgctcatcCCTACCCGTACGACCTGTGTGGACCGAACGAAGAGTTCCAAGAGTGTGGTACCGCTTGCCCCAAGACGTGTGCCGATTTGAACGATCCTCCCAAAGCCTGTACGCTGCAGTGTGTACAGGGATGCTTCTGCAAACCTGGATTCGTCCGAGAGTCTCTACATGGCAAATGCGTTCCGGAATGTGAGGGTCCCTGCTACTAA